The Bdellovibrio sp. ArHS genome has a window encoding:
- a CDS encoding phosphatidate cytidylyltransferase, whose translation MDFFDFSFPIRISMPTAWESHIYRQTVFIVLSIIFASGAVTFFFRNKNYYFVQSWASIKSWLVAAPLMFLVMGLPEPWPLVFLTLLAIAGAKIFFQIMGMFHRSYFVLLCYAGIIGLGICAWYDRIDIYNSMPMIVLGVSCLVPLIRNSYKRMIQYMSLTLLAFIFLGWSFMHLGLILKFPNGVYQVMYLIILTEFCDNTNLAVGRYIGGWRMFPGINPRRTVGSTATSILLTLFLAGSMRFLLPDGSDKYWLASGLVASLGGFVGDLVMTVVRRDAGMKTVGPFIIGRGDFLHRVDRLIFVAPIYYYVMTVIL comes from the coding sequence ATGGATTTTTTTGATTTTAGTTTTCCCATTCGTATCTCAATGCCCACCGCGTGGGAAAGTCATATTTATCGTCAGACAGTTTTCATTGTTCTTTCGATCATCTTTGCTTCGGGCGCAGTCACTTTCTTTTTCCGCAATAAGAACTATTACTTTGTGCAGTCCTGGGCCAGCATCAAAAGCTGGCTGGTCGCCGCCCCCTTGATGTTCCTAGTGATGGGTTTACCTGAACCCTGGCCGTTGGTGTTCCTCACCCTTCTGGCCATCGCGGGTGCCAAGATTTTCTTCCAGATCATGGGGATGTTTCATCGCAGCTATTTCGTCTTGTTGTGTTACGCAGGCATTATCGGCCTGGGGATTTGCGCCTGGTATGATCGCATCGATATTTACAATTCAATGCCGATGATTGTCTTAGGTGTGAGCTGCCTGGTTCCTCTGATCCGTAACTCTTACAAGCGCATGATTCAATACATGTCCTTGACCCTGCTCGCCTTCATCTTTTTGGGCTGGTCCTTCATGCACTTGGGATTGATCTTAAAATTCCCCAATGGTGTTTACCAGGTGATGTATCTGATCATTCTGACTGAATTCTGTGACAACACCAACTTGGCGGTGGGCCGCTATATCGGCGGCTGGAGAATGTTCCCCGGCATCAATCCCCGTCGAACGGTCGGCAGTACGGCGACTTCGATTCTACTGACGCTGTTCTTGGCGGGCTCTATGCGCTTCCTTTTGCCGGATGGTTCTGACAAGTACTGGCTGGCTTCTGGCCTGGTGGCCTCGCTGGGCGGATTCGTTGGTGACCTGGTCATGACCGTGGTTCGGCGTGATGCGGGAATGAAAACCGTAGGACCTTTCATTATTGGACGTGGTGACTTCTTACACCGAGTCGACAGATTGATTTTTGTCGCGCCCATTTACTATTACGTTATGACGGTCATTCTATGA
- a CDS encoding sigma-54 dependent transcriptional regulator encodes MATTRVFSLLIVDDDPLVQQSLKMCLPNHWKVFSAVKLEAIQYERFYHAAFVDMHLEPGATKAAGPQIIEKLIKHNNQLEVVAMSGDLSRALMESCLKAGAQRFLAKPLMPEEILLILEKIEALWDLRSLDPSALRHTTRWVGSSSASAKVKKRIAELRGETSTVLIEGETGCGKEVVARLLHEQEAERPFIAVNLASIPENLFESEMFGHVKGAFTGAEQNKVGLTEAAHGGDLFLDEIEALPLSQQAKLLRFLETGEVRRVGAKESTTVKTRVIAATNRSLEKMVAAGEFREDLLYRLSSQRIELPALRERLEDIDELARHFLEAERPRRNKTIAEDGLAALKKYNWPGNVRELKRVCEQLSLTSPLPFIRDEDVAAWLKPAATALGAPSYTTIDFNKGLNTLVEEFEAHAIRTCLKQTRDVEEAAKVLQVSRSNLYKKIKDYKIDEEPS; translated from the coding sequence ATGGCCACAACTCGAGTTTTTTCTCTACTCATCGTCGATGACGATCCCCTGGTACAACAGTCTTTAAAGATGTGTTTGCCAAATCATTGGAAAGTTTTTTCGGCTGTGAAACTTGAAGCCATTCAATACGAGCGCTTCTATCACGCGGCCTTCGTGGACATGCATCTTGAACCGGGCGCGACGAAAGCCGCAGGCCCCCAGATCATAGAAAAGTTAATCAAGCATAACAATCAATTGGAAGTCGTGGCAATGTCCGGCGACCTCAGCCGCGCGCTGATGGAAAGTTGCCTGAAAGCCGGAGCCCAAAGATTTTTGGCAAAACCTTTGATGCCGGAAGAGATTTTATTAATTCTGGAAAAAATTGAGGCGCTTTGGGATTTGCGCAGCCTTGATCCCAGTGCTCTTCGCCATACCACTCGATGGGTCGGAAGCTCCAGCGCTTCAGCGAAGGTCAAAAAACGTATTGCCGAACTTCGCGGCGAAACCAGCACGGTTCTGATCGAAGGTGAAACCGGTTGCGGTAAAGAAGTCGTCGCACGCCTGCTGCATGAGCAAGAAGCCGAACGCCCTTTCATTGCCGTGAATCTGGCAAGCATTCCAGAGAATCTTTTTGAATCAGAAATGTTTGGTCACGTGAAAGGCGCCTTCACGGGAGCGGAGCAAAATAAAGTCGGACTGACTGAAGCTGCCCATGGCGGCGATCTTTTTTTAGATGAGATCGAGGCGCTGCCCCTGTCCCAACAGGCCAAACTTCTGCGCTTTTTGGAAACGGGCGAAGTTCGTCGCGTCGGCGCTAAAGAAAGCACCACGGTAAAAACTCGGGTGATTGCCGCCACCAACCGCTCTTTGGAAAAAATGGTGGCCGCAGGCGAGTTTCGTGAAGATCTGCTTTACCGTCTTTCGTCGCAAAGAATCGAGCTGCCTGCTTTGCGCGAACGCTTAGAGGATATTGACGAACTGGCTCGGCACTTTCTGGAAGCCGAACGTCCTCGCCGCAATAAAACCATTGCTGAAGACGGGCTGGCCGCCTTGAAAAAATACAACTGGCCGGGAAATGTGCGCGAGCTGAAACGCGTCTGCGAACAGCTCAGCCTGACCTCGCCCCTGCCGTTCATTCGGGATGAAGACGTTGCGGCTTGGTTAAAGCCTGCTGCGACGGCCCTTGGCGCCCCCTCTTATACCACTATAGATTTCAACAAAGGACTGAACACTCTTGTCGAAGAGTTTGAGGCCCATGCCATCCGCACTTGTTTAAAACAAACTCGCGACGTTGAAGAAGCCGCGAAAGTCCTGCAAGTCTCACGATCCAATCTTTATAAGAAGATCAAAGACTACAAAATTGACGAGGAACCATCATAA
- the serA gene encoding phosphoglycerate dehydrogenase: MSALRILLVENIHPVAQQTLISEGYKVDLISHAPSEEELLKSLPNYDVLGIRSKTEITAKVLKNNPHLVTIGCFCIGTNQVDLMTAREVGVPVFNAPHSNTRSVAELVIAEMIALSRQLGDRNTKAHVGDWVKSAEGSREVRGKTLGIVGYGHIGSQVSVLAEAMGLKVVFYDVIKKLPLGNATAQSSLEDLLKISDFVTLHVPETPETKDMIGAKELALMKKGSHLINASRGTVVVIDALVDVLKSKHIAGCAIDVFPEEPASNKEKFKSPLQGLNNVILTPHIGGSTEEAQFAIGMEVAESFRRYLKIGSSSGAVNFPNVDLPVKQGTSRILNVHKNEPGVLGEINGLISKAGANIEGQYLSTDDKIGYLVMDVHSAQAQALAADIGKLTRSIRTRVVY; encoded by the coding sequence GTGAGCGCTCTTAGAATTCTTCTTGTTGAAAACATCCATCCAGTAGCGCAGCAAACTTTGATTTCTGAAGGATATAAAGTGGATTTGATTTCCCACGCACCTTCCGAGGAAGAGCTGTTAAAAAGTCTTCCAAATTATGACGTTTTAGGAATTCGCTCAAAAACGGAAATCACGGCTAAAGTTTTAAAAAACAATCCTCATCTGGTGACGATCGGTTGTTTTTGCATCGGTACAAATCAGGTCGACTTAATGACTGCGCGCGAGGTGGGGGTGCCGGTCTTCAATGCGCCTCACTCTAACACCCGCTCGGTCGCGGAGCTTGTCATTGCCGAGATGATCGCTTTGTCCCGTCAACTGGGAGATCGAAATACGAAGGCCCATGTCGGGGACTGGGTGAAGTCGGCAGAGGGTTCTCGCGAAGTGCGCGGAAAAACTTTGGGGATTGTAGGCTACGGCCATATCGGCAGTCAGGTCAGTGTTCTTGCCGAAGCGATGGGACTTAAAGTCGTTTTCTACGATGTTATTAAAAAACTTCCGTTGGGAAATGCGACGGCGCAGTCGTCCTTGGAAGACTTACTAAAAATTTCCGATTTCGTTACTTTGCACGTGCCCGAAACGCCAGAGACCAAGGACATGATTGGCGCAAAAGAATTGGCGCTGATGAAAAAAGGCAGCCATCTGATTAACGCCAGCCGTGGAACGGTCGTGGTGATCGATGCTTTGGTTGATGTGCTGAAGTCCAAACACATCGCGGGGTGCGCGATAGATGTTTTTCCTGAAGAGCCGGCGTCGAATAAAGAAAAATTCAAATCCCCACTGCAAGGTTTAAACAATGTGATTCTGACCCCGCACATCGGTGGCAGCACTGAAGAGGCGCAGTTCGCCATCGGGATGGAAGTCGCAGAAAGTTTTCGCCGTTATTTGAAAATTGGCTCGTCTTCGGGTGCCGTGAATTTTCCGAATGTGGATCTGCCCGTTAAGCAGGGCACTTCGCGTATTTTGAATGTGCACAAAAACGAACCGGGCGTCCTAGGAGAGATCAACGGTTTGATCTCTAAAGCCGGAGCCAACATCGAAGGACAGTATCTGTCCACCGACGATAAAATTGGTTATCTGGTGATGGATGTGCACTCGGCTCAGGCCCAGGCGTTAGCCGCCGATATTGGCAAGCTGACCCGTTCAATTCGGACCCGAGTGGTGTACTAA
- a CDS encoding FAD-binding oxidoreductase has protein sequence MSPALIELESFLQKDQIKTDEESLKFWGKDWTTYYDIKATAIVFPRSTDEVVSLVKWARKNKIGLVPSGGRTGLSGSAVAFQGEVVVSFDQMNKIKDFSAVDQSVVIEAGVVTETLQEFAHSKNLFYPVDFAAAGSSQMGGNIATNAGGIKVVRYGLTRDWIIGLKVVTGAGEVLELNNGLVKNATGYDLRHLFIGSEGTLGFIIEATIRLAPAPPPMKVLVMAVSGLEAVMKVFAEFKTKTSLVAFEMFADNALKKVLENTGLPAPLETQSPFYVLAEVEARNEQDEEHALGVFEKCVEEGWALDGVISQSDVQAATFWRYREDISESLAKYSPYKNDIAVTISQVPPFMKDLEKVLTQAYPTWEVVWFGHIGDGNLHINILRPAGMTKEDFVQECRKVDVMVFDTVKKYKGSISAEHGVGLSKRSFLSYTRSEAEIALMRGIKNLFDPDGIMNPGKVLVHHSGPN, from the coding sequence ATGTCCCCGGCCCTCATCGAACTTGAAAGTTTTTTGCAAAAAGACCAAATCAAAACCGACGAGGAAAGCCTGAAATTTTGGGGCAAAGATTGGACAACCTATTACGACATCAAAGCCACAGCCATCGTTTTCCCCCGCAGCACTGACGAAGTCGTCTCTTTGGTGAAATGGGCACGCAAAAATAAAATCGGTCTGGTCCCTTCCGGCGGACGCACGGGCCTTTCCGGTTCGGCCGTCGCATTTCAGGGCGAGGTCGTTGTCTCATTCGATCAGATGAATAAAATCAAAGATTTCAGTGCTGTCGATCAGTCTGTCGTTATTGAGGCCGGCGTTGTCACTGAAACCTTGCAAGAGTTCGCGCACTCGAAAAATCTTTTTTATCCTGTGGATTTTGCAGCAGCGGGCTCGTCCCAAATGGGCGGCAATATCGCCACCAATGCGGGAGGCATCAAAGTCGTTCGTTATGGACTGACACGCGATTGGATTATCGGCCTTAAAGTCGTCACCGGTGCCGGCGAAGTTTTGGAACTTAATAATGGTCTGGTCAAAAACGCCACGGGGTATGACCTTCGCCATTTATTTATCGGCTCGGAAGGCACCCTGGGCTTCATCATCGAAGCGACAATACGCCTGGCACCGGCACCTCCGCCGATGAAAGTTTTAGTTATGGCGGTCAGTGGTCTGGAAGCGGTTATGAAGGTCTTTGCTGAATTCAAAACCAAAACATCGCTGGTGGCTTTTGAAATGTTCGCAGACAATGCCTTGAAAAAAGTTTTAGAAAACACCGGGCTGCCAGCGCCTTTGGAAACACAAAGCCCCTTTTACGTGCTTGCCGAAGTGGAAGCTCGCAACGAACAAGATGAAGAACATGCTCTCGGCGTTTTTGAAAAATGCGTGGAAGAGGGTTGGGCTCTTGATGGTGTGATCAGCCAGTCTGACGTACAAGCCGCCACTTTCTGGCGGTATCGCGAAGACATCTCCGAGTCGTTAGCCAAGTACTCGCCCTACAAAAACGACATCGCCGTTACGATCTCTCAAGTTCCGCCCTTTATGAAAGATCTTGAAAAAGTTCTGACCCAAGCTTACCCGACCTGGGAGGTCGTGTGGTTTGGTCACATCGGCGACGGCAACCTGCATATCAATATTCTGCGACCTGCGGGCATGACCAAGGAAGACTTTGTGCAAGAGTGCCGCAAAGTCGACGTCATGGTTTTTGATACGGTGAAAAAATATAAAGGATCGATTTCAGCCGAACATGGTGTGGGTTTAAGTAAACGTTCGTTTCTTTCCTACACCCGCTCTGAAGCGGAAATCGCCCTCATGCGCGGGATCAAAAACCTATTTGATCCCGATGGCATCATGAATCCGGGAAAAGTCTTAGTACACCACTCGGGTCCGAATTGA
- a CDS encoding DUF2892 domain-containing protein gives MRCNVAVWDRILRFIFGVLLTAYAIAGGPFWAYIGLYGLITAAWGLCPVYAFFRIRTLKDYHRAIPDEE, from the coding sequence ATGAGATGTAATGTTGCCGTTTGGGACCGCATTTTAAGGTTTATTTTTGGCGTATTGCTGACGGCTTACGCCATTGCCGGCGGCCCCTTTTGGGCTTACATCGGTCTGTATGGCCTCATCACCGCAGCTTGGGGCTTGTGTCCTGTCTACGCCTTCTTTAGAATAAGAACTCTGAAAGATTATCATCGCGCGATTCCAGACGAAGAATAG
- the grxD gene encoding Grx4 family monothiol glutaredoxin — MTTHEKIDSILNQNKIVLFMKGTQQFPMCGFSARACAILQDIGVQFHDVNVLEDEEIRSGIKEYGNWPTIPQLYINKQLVGGSDIMMEMYQSGELQELLK, encoded by the coding sequence ATGACGACTCATGAAAAAATTGATTCCATTCTAAATCAAAACAAAATCGTGCTTTTCATGAAAGGCACGCAACAGTTTCCCATGTGCGGTTTTTCTGCCCGCGCTTGTGCAATCCTTCAGGATATCGGCGTTCAATTCCATGACGTGAATGTTCTTGAGGACGAAGAAATCCGCAGCGGCATCAAAGAATACGGCAACTGGCCGACAATTCCGCAACTTTACATCAACAAACAATTGGTGGGCGGAAGCGACATCATGATGGAAATGTACCAGTCTGGCGAGCTTCAAGAGCTTCTAAAATAA
- a CDS encoding BolA family protein, with translation MKERLESHYQGAKIEVYDLTGTQDHYEVFVESPVFAGMTRIQQHQHVMACFGPELKTGEVHALSIKTKIK, from the coding sequence ATGAAAGAAAGATTAGAATCTCATTACCAGGGCGCTAAGATCGAAGTTTACGATCTTACCGGCACTCAAGACCACTACGAAGTGTTCGTGGAAAGCCCGGTTTTCGCGGGAATGACTCGCATTCAACAACATCAGCACGTGATGGCTTGCTTTGGTCCAGAATTGAAGACCGGCGAGGTTCACGCTCTCTCAATCAAGACTAAAATCAAATAA
- a CDS encoding alkaline phosphatase family protein, translated as MGDMFGPTSRLLKVFALALLALLFYFFARVEFLLWNWSLFKAKEFSDILWSFIVGLRFDISAVLSLSAPLILLAMVPWPGRWQRGWQWFLAVGFTVLQIPLFILNLGDTEFINFVGRRFTYDSLFIMNELQGKIWNFVSSYWLLFIINTVLVVLFIVAIFRLSFKNAPGLYWPGQRKQPLGYWLSHLFLSFVAIVISVIGIRGGLQSKPVNFVSANVFPAPLLNNLVLNSSFTFIKSYGAEGLKQEKFFASKDDLLRHLNGSYAGSKLEGLRLPKPQNVVLIILESFGEEYLGPVNGKSYTPFMDSLMEKSLVFKNAYANGRRSIEGIGAVMAGIPALMNEPFISSHFTSNYFLGLGTLLSQKGYSTSFFHGGHNGTMYFDSFMQSAGVEKYFGSKEYNNAADDDGVWGIWDEPFLQWMLVQLDSTPQPFMTSVFTLSSHQPFKVPAQYQSQFPEGPIEILKTIAYTDFALKKFFEEAAKKPWYKDTLFIVTADHTSMHYRKEYENDLGSYRIPLFLYHPSFAFPKVDTEKIVQQIDIPATVLDFLGISETDKNYLGSSMFVDGDKTAVNFIDGRYLLFANDFYLRWTPGHTEPQMYSALDRDGLQELTGAMITPEQRERKQLLEQKLKATIQYFNEGMWDNKLYYPTR; from the coding sequence ATGGGCGATATGTTTGGACCGACGTCACGCCTGCTCAAAGTCTTCGCTTTAGCTCTCTTAGCTTTGCTCTTTTATTTCTTCGCCCGCGTAGAGTTTCTGCTATGGAACTGGAGCCTTTTTAAAGCAAAAGAGTTTTCAGATATCTTATGGTCCTTCATCGTGGGGTTGCGCTTTGATATCTCGGCCGTGTTAAGCCTTTCGGCACCTTTGATTCTTTTAGCCATGGTGCCCTGGCCCGGGCGATGGCAAAGGGGCTGGCAGTGGTTTTTGGCCGTGGGCTTTACCGTCCTGCAGATCCCCTTGTTTATTTTGAATTTGGGCGACACCGAGTTTATTAACTTCGTGGGGCGACGGTTCACCTATGACAGTCTTTTTATCATGAATGAATTGCAGGGGAAGATCTGGAATTTTGTCTCTAGCTACTGGCTGCTTTTTATCATCAATACAGTCTTGGTTGTGTTGTTCATTGTGGCAATTTTTCGCCTCAGTTTTAAAAATGCCCCCGGTCTTTATTGGCCCGGCCAAAGAAAACAGCCGCTGGGCTACTGGCTGTCGCATCTGTTCTTAAGCTTTGTGGCGATTGTTATTTCGGTGATTGGCATTCGTGGTGGTTTGCAAAGCAAACCGGTGAATTTTGTCAGCGCCAATGTTTTTCCGGCGCCGCTTTTAAATAATCTGGTTTTAAATTCCTCGTTCACCTTCATCAAGAGTTATGGTGCCGAGGGGCTGAAACAGGAAAAATTCTTTGCCAGCAAAGACGATCTTTTACGACACCTGAATGGCTCGTATGCAGGTTCTAAGCTGGAAGGCTTGCGACTGCCGAAACCTCAGAATGTGGTTTTGATTATTCTGGAAAGCTTCGGCGAAGAGTACCTGGGTCCTGTGAACGGCAAAAGCTATACTCCGTTTATGGACTCGTTGATGGAAAAATCCTTGGTCTTTAAAAACGCCTACGCCAACGGCCGCCGTTCGATCGAAGGAATTGGCGCGGTTATGGCGGGAATCCCGGCCTTGATGAACGAGCCGTTTATTTCATCGCACTTCACCTCGAATTATTTCTTGGGCCTGGGCACTTTGTTATCACAAAAAGGGTATTCAACAAGCTTCTTTCATGGCGGGCATAACGGCACCATGTACTTTGATTCGTTCATGCAAAGTGCCGGGGTCGAAAAGTATTTTGGTTCGAAAGAGTACAACAATGCGGCTGACGATGATGGTGTCTGGGGGATTTGGGACGAGCCTTTCTTGCAGTGGATGTTGGTGCAGTTGGATTCGACTCCGCAGCCCTTTATGACATCTGTTTTTACGCTGTCCTCGCACCAGCCGTTCAAGGTGCCGGCGCAGTACCAGAGTCAATTTCCCGAAGGGCCTATCGAGATTTTAAAAACCATTGCCTATACGGACTTTGCGTTAAAAAAGTTTTTCGAAGAGGCGGCGAAAAAGCCTTGGTATAAAGACACACTTTTTATTGTGACTGCGGATCACACGTCCATGCACTATCGTAAAGAATACGAGAATGATCTGGGCAGCTACCGCATTCCTCTGTTTCTTTATCATCCCAGCTTTGCCTTTCCGAAAGTGGATACGGAAAAGATTGTGCAGCAGATCGATATCCCGGCGACGGTCCTGGATTTTTTAGGTATTTCAGAAACGGACAAAAACTATCTGGGCAGTTCGATGTTTGTGGACGGGGATAAGACGGCCGTTAACTTTATCGATGGACGCTATCTTCTTTTTGCCAATGACTTTTATCTGCGCTGGACACCGGGACACACAGAGCCGCAAATGTATTCAGCGTTGGATCGCGATGGTTTGCAAGAACTGACGGGCGCGATGATCACGCCGGAACAGCGCGAGCGAAAGCAGCTTTTGGAACAAAAATTAAAAGCCACTATTCAATATTTCAATGAAGGCATGTGGGATAATAAACTGTATTATCCGACGCGGTGA
- a CDS encoding PilZ domain-containing protein yields MSEALIVFKAVNSDSEKQMLLQKVLAKKEVIYLRDKFDRTIALKPVSINSNNQIKCHHPEDTTMNTNEKDTFTASVSVDGEKYLFDTHPVISEHYVTLTVLNLFHLQRRRNYRYVLPENYSAEFVINYLNQTICSQTCRLLDLSTEGCAVEISQGHADLHLEDLVEAEIFLGDREPILVQGVIKNIRIKDETLLVLGVEFNHMANSSEENIVTSLTDLQRELFFRRQAA; encoded by the coding sequence ATGAGTGAAGCCCTGATTGTTTTTAAAGCGGTGAACAGCGACTCTGAAAAGCAAATGCTTTTACAAAAGGTATTGGCTAAAAAAGAGGTTATTTACCTTCGTGATAAATTCGACCGCACCATCGCTTTAAAACCGGTCAGTATCAACTCGAACAATCAAATCAAATGTCATCATCCCGAAGACACGACGATGAACACCAACGAAAAAGACACCTTCACCGCCAGTGTTTCGGTCGATGGTGAAAAATATCTTTTCGACACGCACCCGGTGATTTCGGAACATTACGTGACGCTGACGGTGTTGAATCTGTTTCATTTACAAAGACGTCGGAACTATCGCTATGTTCTGCCGGAAAACTATTCGGCCGAGTTTGTGATCAATTATCTTAATCAAACGATTTGTTCACAAACCTGCCGGCTTTTAGATTTAAGCACCGAAGGCTGTGCCGTGGAAATTTCTCAAGGCCATGCCGATCTTCACCTTGAAGATCTGGTAGAGGCGGAAATCTTTTTAGGAGACCGCGAGCCGATTTTAGTTCAAGGGGTTATCAAAAACATCCGCATTAAAGATGAAACCCTGCTGGTTTTAGGTGTGGAGTTCAACCACATGGCCAATTCGAGCGAAGAGAATATCGTCACGTCACTGACGGATCTGCAAAGAGAGCTCTTCTTTCGGCGCCAAGCGGCCTAG
- a CDS encoding cyclic nucleotide-binding domain-containing protein, translated as MSVKTFKKGEVIYKDGDKITSVYLIQTGAANQCLIRGKKTIDLFQLGSSHILGDQVILGQNTHPTSAIATTETKVLEIPVETLKQQYEGAPQMLKVIIKSLADRLRLAVNDVRSSKLEKDSSPCPEDQVAKAFGAVFHTANHKGDRSTPGRVVVDWSMMKQYSQRVMGEGPKRVEQVINVLVKLKLALYEMGKAPDNPDGPDEIQKVHFLDLGLLESFFEFYQYYYFKNRSDLLKVDELCQQMLDALLKLCENEQPDRFGVVGVEFAKFSEHCKNEIGINLNNDHFARLEGKGVFMKRKTSSTGVILQFELKEFRSIFQSWKMLREIEKWNEKGFVDMDEKEEKPKKRSAGGPSCPACQAELQAAAKFCHECGHKIVAAA; from the coding sequence ATGTCAGTTAAAACCTTTAAAAAAGGCGAAGTGATTTATAAAGATGGCGATAAAATCACCTCTGTCTATCTTATTCAAACTGGGGCCGCCAATCAGTGCCTGATTCGCGGAAAAAAGACGATAGATCTATTCCAGTTGGGCTCTTCTCATATCCTGGGCGATCAAGTGATTCTGGGGCAGAATACTCACCCCACTTCGGCTATCGCCACCACCGAAACTAAGGTTTTGGAAATTCCCGTCGAAACCTTGAAGCAGCAGTACGAAGGCGCCCCACAAATGCTCAAAGTGATTATCAAGTCACTGGCCGACCGCCTGCGCCTGGCGGTGAATGACGTTCGTTCCAGCAAGCTTGAAAAAGATTCTTCTCCTTGTCCTGAAGATCAAGTCGCCAAAGCCTTTGGCGCTGTTTTCCACACGGCCAATCACAAAGGCGACCGTTCAACACCGGGACGCGTGGTAGTCGACTGGAGCATGATGAAGCAGTATTCACAGCGTGTGATGGGCGAAGGCCCCAAGCGCGTTGAACAGGTGATTAACGTTCTGGTCAAACTTAAGCTCGCTTTGTATGAGATGGGTAAAGCCCCGGACAATCCAGACGGCCCCGACGAAATTCAGAAAGTTCATTTCTTGGATTTAGGGCTTTTGGAAAGCTTCTTTGAATTCTATCAATACTATTATTTTAAAAATCGTTCGGATCTTCTTAAAGTCGATGAGCTGTGCCAACAGATGCTGGACGCTCTTTTAAAGCTTTGCGAAAACGAACAACCCGACCGTTTCGGTGTCGTCGGCGTGGAGTTCGCAAAATTCAGCGAGCACTGTAAAAACGAAATCGGCATCAATCTGAACAACGACCACTTTGCCCGACTTGAAGGTAAAGGTGTCTTTATGAAGCGCAAGACCAGCTCAACGGGAGTCATCCTGCAGTTTGAACTCAAAGAATTCCGTTCGATCTTTCAAAGCTGGAAGATGCTTCGAGAAATCGAAAAATGGAATGAAAAAGGTTTCGTCGATATGGACGAAAAAGAAGAAAAACCGAAAAAGAGATCCGCAGGCGGACCTTCCTGCCCGGCTTGTCAGGCCGAACTTCAGGCTGCTGCCAAGTTCTGTCATGAATGCGGTCACAAAATTGTAGCGGCGGCCTAA
- a CDS encoding HNH endonuclease: protein MDYFFSAAPPEHQKREKAKARELRQSQWWKQELGKGLCYHCGERFKPADLTMDHLIPIARGGKSNKNNCVPSCKDCNTKKGYKTRAEMALDELSQNAKPENSEEE from the coding sequence ATGGATTATTTCTTCTCTGCCGCTCCTCCCGAGCACCAAAAGCGTGAAAAAGCCAAGGCCCGCGAGCTGCGCCAAAGCCAGTGGTGGAAGCAGGAACTGGGAAAAGGTCTTTGTTACCACTGCGGAGAAAGATTCAAGCCCGCTGATCTCACAATGGATCACTTGATTCCCATCGCGCGTGGGGGCAAATCCAATAAAAATAACTGCGTTCCCTCGTGCAAGGACTGCAACACGAAAAAGGGTTATAAAACCCGCGCCGAAATGGCCTTGGACGAGTTGTCACAGAATGCGAAGCCTGAGAACTCTGAAGAGGAGTAA